One Kushneria konosiri genomic window, TTAGCGTCCGTTCCGGCTCGGGTAGCCAAACAGCCGCATGATCGAGGCGCTGCGCGCGCTTAAAAGCTCGGGCGTGCGCTTGAGCGCCTCTTCCAGCGCCATCGGGCCATCCGCCAGTGCAAAGGCAGCCGTTACGCCTTCTTCGAGCGCCTGCTCCCAACCGCTGTCGAGTTTTCCGGCCAGCACCACGCAGGGCACCCCCTGACGGCGGGCCGCGCGGGAAACGCCGATGGGCGTCTTGCCGGACAGGCTCTGGCCATCCAGCCGGCCCTCGCCGGTGATGACCAGATCGGTGTGCTCCAGCGTCTTTTCAAAGCCGACCTGTTCCATCACAAGCTCGATGCCCGGGCGCAGCGTGGCGTTCAAAAAGGCCAGCGCGGCAAAGCCCATCCCACCGGCCGCACCCGCTCCGGCGCTGTCGCGATGATCCTGGCCGGTCGCATCCAGCGTGATGTCGGCAAGCCTTGCCAGGGCTTGATCCAGCTGATCGACCTGCTCTTTTGTGGCGCCCTTCTGCGGCCCGAAAATGGCACTGGCGCCCTGATCGCCGCATAACGGGTTGTTCACATCCACGGCAGCCTCGACCGTGAGCTGCGCCAGACGCGGGTCGATCCCGGAAAGGTCGATGCGGGAAAGCCCGGCCAGAGCGGCGCCGCCTGGCTCAAGAGGTTGATCATTGTCATTCAGAAAGCGCACGCCCAGCGCACTCATCATGCCGGCGCCGCCGTCGTTGGTGGCGCTGCCGCCGAGTGTCAGGATCAGGTGCTCGGCGCCGGCCTCGAGTGCAGCATGAATCAGCTCGCCCACGCCTCTGGTGGTGGTATGCAGGGCATCGCGCTCCTCCGGCTGCAGGTGCTGCAGACCGCTGGCCTCCGCCAGTTCGACGATGGCGGTGCGGCGGCTGGCGATCCAGCCCCACTGTGCCATGCGAGGACGGTTTAAAGCGTCATGAACTTCCAGACTGCGTGCCTCGGCTCCGCTGGCCGTCAGCAGGGCTTCCAGCGTCCCTTCGCCGCCATCACCCAGCGGGCAGAGCGTCCAGTCGGCATCGGGCGCGGCCTGGCGGATTCCTTCAGCGATGGCGTTGGCAGCGTCGGTGGCGCCCAGGGCATCCTTGAAGCTGTCGGGGGCAATCAGAATGTGCATGCAGGCGCTCCGTTCGAAACAGTGAGCCATGAGCATACCCGGCACGTCGGATACCGGCCACCAGCGCCTTTTGCTCTTGTATTAAAAGGCCCACCGAGGCGGGCCTGATCAAAAGAGAAGGGGAGCGATCATCTGCCGTGAAGCGCAATGGCGTCGTCACCGGCTTTCAGGGTTGGAAGAGCCGGGCAGGGCGAGCCCGAGCCGGCCTCCCGTCAGTGCCTTTTTTTCGGATACGTTGACCCTGCTGCCCCCTGAACGTCGATATTGCGGGCGTTTCGTATTCGCTCTACTGTTTTAGCAAGGGTAGGGACCGTGTGCCTTCCCGTGGGAGCACCTTCGGGTGTCAGGGGTATTTCACCGGGGACGCACGCCATGTCCATTCAGTCGTTCATGACCCTGTCATTGCTGAGCCTTGTGCTGACAGGCTGTAGTTCCCTGTCCTCGAGCCGGCCGCTGGATGTTCAGGAGCAGTTCCTGCCGGCGTCGTGCTACGCCACCTACGGTGGGACGCGTCTGACACAGATTCGTGCCATTGCCGCCGCGCTTGAAGCTCAGGGCTATGAGGTGCGAACCAGCGATGTCGAGCTGGGGCTGGTCAGTGCCGAGCGCATCACGCGTCAGCCGGGGCTGGGCGCGACTCGCCAGTGGCGGGGCAGCAGTATGGGATGGTTTGGCGGCCACCGTAGAGGAGGCATGCTGGGTGTCGGGTTCGCAGACCCCTTCAATGTCTTTCGCTCGGACCCCTATAGCGTTGAGCGCGTCTCGGTCAGTGCCGACGGACAGCGCTACTTGGCAGTGCGCAGTGTGACGGTCGTATCACCGGACGGTTTCGTTATCGATGCTCGTTCGGCCTCCCACAACCCTTCTGTCAGCAGACGCATGCGGCGATCGATCAGGCGCTGGCGCACTCGGGAGAAGGCTCATGACCCCAGGATATGAACGCGGCGTGCGACGCATCAGGCAGGCGCTGATCATGCTGGTACTGATGGCGGGCATGACTGCCTGTGCCACGACTTCCTCGCTGCCGCCGCCCGAGCGCCTCCAGCATTTCAATGCCTCGCCTGACCAGGTCATGCAGGCCACCATGGCGACCCTGGCCGAGCGAGGCTTTGTCATCGTTTACGGCGATCACGCGCTTGGTGAGCTTCGCGCCCGCTACGCTTCCCGCCCCGAGTGGCGCGTTGAGGCGCACGTGGCAGGCGATGCGAGCGGAAGTGAGCTTCAGCTCAAGGGCTGGCAGGGCAATGCAGCGCTGGGCGTGGGCGATTTTGACCGGCTCACCACTGACATTGCCGAGCGTCTTGGCGAAGGGCCGCTGTCAGCACCGGCCTCCGTGACGCCCTGAGTCAGACACTTTTGAACTCGTCAGCAAAACGCTTCAGCAGCGCCAGGCGTGTCTGCCGGGTGTCTTCTGTCAGCGGCTGTGCCTGACCTGCGCCCCAGACCGGGCCGGGCCAGGCATCATCTCCCTGTGCGCGCGCGATCACATGTACATGCAGCTGGGGCACCATGTTGCCCAGCGCGCCGATGTTGATCTTGTCGGCGCCGGTATGGCGCATCATGAACTCCCCCAGCTGATCGACTTCCTGCCAGAGCCGTGCACGCTCCTGTCGTGGCAGTTCAAAGCTTTCACGAATGCCGTCCCGCTGTGGTATCAGCAACGCCCAGACAAAGCGGGCGTCGTTCATCAAACGCAGCTCGCAAAGTTCAAGCGAGGCCACAAACAGCGTGTCTGCGGCCAGTCTTTCATGTAGCGCAAAGGCCATGCTGTCGCTCCATGGTCAATAAAAGGTTAGATGGATCAGGGCATTGGAGGCGATCGCTGGTGAAAATGCAAACTGGCGAAAAAGATGCCAGGCTCGTGTCATGGGCGCGCAACGATCAGGTCCACCCGTCTGGACAGGGGCACCCATATCACCCGATCAACAAGGAGTTGTGACATGAAAAAATGGATGAGCATGATGCTGATTGCCCTCTTTTCCGCCGCGGCGCTGTCGGCCTGCAATACGGTCGGTGGTGCAGGTCAGGACATTGAAGAAGGTGGTGAGTCCATTCAGGACGCTGCCAACTAAGTGTGCTTTCCCGGGCAGGGGCGCAACGCCACCTGCCCGTACCCTTCAATACTGCCTTTCTGTCTCCTCCGCTTCGTGTTTTCTGCCCTGACGGTTTCCCTGCCCGTCCAGTGCCCTCTGTCACCTGTTGCCTTTGTCTGATCATCGCCCCCTGACAGCGATGATTTGACCCGGCTCAAATGATATAAATATACGCTTGATAATCCTTATCATTAAACTTAATGTGGCGTCGCTCGGTTTGACGCCTTCATACGCCTGAGCGCGGGATTTTGCGCCGATCAACAATGCGGCAGTGATCTATAACAGTCAGGGGAACAGTCATGAATCAAACGGGGAAGTTCTGTCCCGGTGCAGGAGAAGTACGCTATCTGACCTCGCTTCTGGCCGGTGCCGTCCTGTTGCCGGTCGCCGGCGGCGTATGGGCAGCCGAGCAGCAGGGGGATGGCGCTGCGACGACCACGACGGTCACCACGACCACTGCCACGGCTTCCGGAGGCGACGGCTCACGTCTTGATACGATCACCGTGGAAGGCAACCGGCTCTATGACATGCTGCCCTCCGAGCAGACCGGCGGCTATGGCGTGGATGCCGCGACCGTGGGCACCAAGACACCGGCGGCCCTGCGTGACATTCCCCAGTCGATCAGCGTGGTGACCCGCGAGGCGATCGAGGATCAGAACTTCGACACGCTCGATGAGCTCGCCAAACGCACCCCCGGCGTGCGCGTGCTCTCCAATGATGACGGTCGCTCCTCGATCTACTCGCGCGGCTATGAATACGACGAATACAACATCGATGGCCTGCCGGCCCCCATGGCCAGCATCAATGGCACCGTGCCCAATCTCTCGGCGTTTGATCGCGTGGAGATCATGCGTGGGCCATCCGGCCTGTTTAACAGCACTAGTGAAATGGGCGGTATCGTCAATCTGGTCCGCAAGCGCCCGACCGATGAGTTTCAGGGCCATGTGACCGGCCGCTATGGCAGCTGGGACCAGAATTACGTCGAGACAGACCTGTCCGGCCCGATCAATGCCGATGGCAGCGTGCGGGGTCGGCTGGTGATCGACAACAGCGACACCAACGGTTTTGTTGATCGCAACGACAATACCCATCAGACGTTTTACGGTGCCTTGGATGTTGATCTGGATGAGGCCACCACCCTGTCACTGGCCTACCTGCGTCAGCACAAGGACATTACCGTCAACAATGGCCTTC contains:
- a CDS encoding glycerate kinase, encoding MHILIAPDSFKDALGATDAANAIAEGIRQAAPDADWTLCPLGDGGEGTLEALLTASGAEARSLEVHDALNRPRMAQWGWIASRRTAIVELAEASGLQHLQPEERDALHTTTRGVGELIHAALEAGAEHLILTLGGSATNDGGAGMMSALGVRFLNDNDQPLEPGGAALAGLSRIDLSGIDPRLAQLTVEAAVDVNNPLCGDQGASAIFGPQKGATKEQVDQLDQALARLADITLDATGQDHRDSAGAGAAGGMGFAALAFLNATLRPGIELVMEQVGFEKTLEHTDLVITGEGRLDGQSLSGKTPIGVSRAARRQGVPCVVLAGKLDSGWEQALEEGVTAAFALADGPMALEEALKRTPELLSARSASIMRLFGYPSRNGR
- a CDS encoding HIT domain-containing protein, with product MAFALHERLAADTLFVASLELCELRLMNDARFVWALLIPQRDGIRESFELPRQERARLWQEVDQLGEFMMRHTGADKINIGALGNMVPQLHVHVIARAQGDDAWPGPVWGAGQAQPLTEDTRQTRLALLKRFADEFKSV
- a CDS encoding entericidin A/B family lipoprotein — translated: MKKWMSMMLIALFSAAALSACNTVGGAGQDIEEGGESIQDAAN